One region of Pseudomonas sp. B21-040 genomic DNA includes:
- a CDS encoding LacI family DNA-binding transcriptional regulator codes for MASVSMKDVALAAGVSQPAVSYAYNRPSKLSEAQREHILAVAASLGYPGPNVLGRSLRSGKIGAIGLMMMDKLSLAFADPCTVALLRGISEVGELENVALTLFPLNNNRLVGRTPAANHGSLALRGLVDGLIISTLPDDHPAVLAVVKQNIPFVVIDSPLVEGAFFVGIDDRGAARTQVQHLLDLGHRKIGIIIDRLNPDGYRGPIDPQRFKHASERIVRERLTGYVEAANAAGLAFEDLSIIEAGGLDSTSGQAAAFTLLTSSDVTAVVACSDVMAIACMKTAHALNRKVPQDLSVIGFDDIPEAVQLGLTTIGQPMVEKGVYAARLLTEQLNAPADTRLEPEQKIFATKLIVRGSTQKVPGV; via the coding sequence ATGGCATCCGTTTCAATGAAAGATGTAGCACTGGCGGCGGGGGTGTCTCAGCCTGCGGTGTCTTACGCTTACAATCGCCCATCCAAGCTGTCCGAGGCCCAACGTGAGCATATCCTTGCCGTAGCCGCGTCGCTGGGCTACCCGGGACCCAATGTGCTTGGCCGGAGCCTTCGCTCGGGCAAGATCGGGGCGATCGGGTTGATGATGATGGACAAGTTGTCCCTGGCGTTCGCCGACCCTTGCACCGTTGCCTTGCTGCGCGGGATCAGCGAGGTGGGCGAACTGGAGAACGTTGCGCTGACGTTGTTCCCTCTCAACAACAACCGGTTGGTCGGTCGGACACCGGCAGCCAATCACGGCAGCCTGGCGCTGCGAGGGTTGGTTGATGGCTTGATCATCTCGACCCTGCCCGATGACCACCCTGCGGTACTGGCGGTGGTGAAACAGAACATTCCGTTTGTGGTGATCGATTCGCCGCTGGTGGAAGGTGCTTTTTTTGTCGGGATCGATGACCGGGGGGCCGCCCGCACGCAGGTGCAGCACTTGCTGGATCTGGGGCATCGCAAAATAGGGATCATCATTGACCGTCTGAACCCTGACGGTTATCGCGGTCCGATCGATCCGCAGCGTTTCAAGCATGCCAGTGAGCGCATTGTCAGGGAGCGGCTGACCGGCTACGTCGAGGCGGCGAATGCGGCTGGCCTGGCATTCGAGGACCTGAGCATTATCGAAGCTGGTGGACTGGATTCGACGTCCGGGCAAGCGGCCGCGTTTACCCTGCTGACGTCCAGCGACGTCACGGCGGTGGTTGCCTGTTCCGATGTGATGGCGATCGCTTGCATGAAAACGGCTCACGCGCTCAATCGCAAGGTTCCGCAAGACCTGTCGGTGATCGGTTTCGACGACATTCCCGAAGCGGTGCAATTGGGCCTGACTACTATTGGTCAACCCATGGTGGAGAAGGGCGTCTACGCCGCGAGGCTTTTGACCGAGCAACTCAATGCACCGGCCGACACCCGGCTTGAGCCTGAGCAGAAGATTTTCGCCACCAAACTGATCGTGCGTGGTTCAACCCAGAAGGTGCCGGGCGTTTAA
- a CDS encoding ThuA domain-containing protein: MSRVLYLYGGWPGHFPYEIAAWARTVFQELDFDVEESTDIFTLDRDLTGYDLIVIGWNNAVTTETLTASQENRLLEAIESGTGLVGWHGAGAAFRASLKYHWVLGGSFLEHPMGEGFPHPYQVNVIDHTHEVTQGVEDFEVRSEQYYMQVDPNIHVLAETTFDGNPFPWIKGHRSPVAWVRQWGQGRVFYHSIGHDTSNLADPNIRRLTKQGLNWATRGRAEGHGKTTASTPLSSTQGVLS; encoded by the coding sequence GTGAGTCGAGTCTTGTATCTATACGGTGGCTGGCCCGGCCATTTCCCCTATGAAATCGCCGCTTGGGCCCGGACCGTTTTCCAGGAGCTGGATTTCGACGTTGAAGAGTCCACAGACATCTTCACCTTGGACAGGGATTTGACCGGTTACGACCTGATCGTCATTGGCTGGAACAACGCAGTTACCACTGAAACGCTGACCGCATCTCAGGAAAACCGCCTGCTCGAAGCGATCGAAAGCGGCACCGGCCTGGTGGGTTGGCACGGTGCGGGCGCGGCTTTTCGTGCAAGCCTCAAGTACCACTGGGTACTGGGTGGCTCCTTTCTCGAGCATCCGATGGGCGAAGGCTTTCCCCATCCTTACCAGGTCAACGTGATCGACCACACCCATGAGGTCACTCAAGGCGTCGAGGATTTCGAGGTGCGTTCCGAGCAGTACTACATGCAAGTGGACCCGAACATCCATGTGCTCGCCGAAACCACGTTCGACGGCAATCCGTTCCCCTGGATCAAGGGTCATCGCAGCCCGGTCGCCTGGGTACGCCAGTGGGGTCAGGGACGGGTTTTCTACCACTCCATCGGCCACGACACCAGCAACCTGGCCGACCCGAACATTCGCCGCCTGACCAAGCAGGGCCTGAACTGGGCAACGCGCGGACGCGCTGAAGGTCACGGCAAAACCACCGCATCCACCCCGCTTTCATCAACCCAAGGAGTCCTGTCATGA
- a CDS encoding GMC oxidoreductase gives MSDALITHHAELNPQSGASREPRALDVVTPDADGNINCDVVIIGSGMGGSTFAHALRDSGLDIVIVERGDFLPREIQNWSTESVFGQGRYRNAEQWLDESNQPFSPGVFYYVGGNTKFYGAMLPRFREADFAEIQHAEGLSPAWPISYADLEPWYDEAEKLYRVHGAAGVDPSEPWRSGPYPRPALKHDPALASLEQSMRRSGLKPFVMPAAVDYGNGGDCVLCSTCDGYPCLLDAKADAEVSALRPALRSATVRLLTRTTINQLKTAADGRTVTEAHGLIEGRAVTLRAKRFVLACGAVNSAALLLKSANEQHPEGLGNSSGQVGRNYMVHNSTFMLAVDPRRKNKVVFQKTLALNDWYSAGANNAFPLGNVQMLGKIREPMISSMRPWLPKFASRYITDHSVDLYLTSEDLPTQENRITYDAQRGAIKVHWTPNNLKAHEGLVNKTSRVMRAAGYPLILKARMGIATNSHQCGTAVMGKDPASSVLDLNCKMHDLDNVWVVDSSFFPSSAAVNPALTIAANALRVAANFKHEVS, from the coding sequence ATGAGTGATGCATTGATTACGCATCATGCAGAGCTGAATCCACAATCGGGGGCGTCGCGCGAACCGCGCGCCCTCGACGTGGTGACACCTGATGCAGATGGCAATATCAATTGTGATGTGGTGATTATCGGCTCGGGCATGGGCGGTTCGACCTTTGCCCATGCGCTGCGCGACAGCGGACTGGACATTGTCATCGTTGAACGCGGTGATTTCCTGCCGCGAGAAATACAGAACTGGAGCACCGAATCGGTTTTCGGCCAAGGCCGTTATCGCAATGCCGAACAATGGCTGGACGAATCCAACCAACCCTTTTCGCCAGGCGTTTTTTATTACGTCGGCGGCAACACCAAATTCTACGGCGCGATGCTGCCACGGTTTCGCGAAGCCGACTTTGCCGAAATCCAGCACGCCGAAGGCCTCTCCCCGGCCTGGCCGATCAGCTATGCGGACCTGGAGCCCTGGTACGACGAGGCGGAAAAACTCTACCGCGTGCATGGCGCAGCAGGCGTAGATCCCAGCGAGCCTTGGCGCTCAGGCCCCTACCCAAGACCTGCGCTCAAACATGACCCTGCCCTGGCCTCCCTGGAGCAGAGCATGCGCCGGTCCGGGCTCAAGCCTTTTGTGATGCCCGCGGCAGTGGACTATGGCAATGGCGGTGACTGCGTACTCTGTTCAACGTGTGATGGGTACCCTTGCCTGCTGGACGCCAAAGCTGACGCAGAGGTCAGCGCGTTGAGACCGGCCTTGCGCAGTGCAACCGTCAGGCTGTTGACCCGTACCACGATCAACCAACTGAAGACAGCGGCAGACGGGCGGACGGTCACTGAGGCCCACGGCCTGATCGAGGGTCGTGCAGTGACGCTGCGTGCCAAGCGCTTCGTATTGGCCTGCGGAGCCGTGAACAGCGCTGCGCTGCTGCTCAAGTCGGCAAACGAACAGCACCCCGAAGGCCTGGGCAACAGCTCAGGGCAAGTGGGTCGCAATTACATGGTGCACAACAGCACCTTCATGCTGGCGGTAGACCCTCGACGCAAGAACAAGGTGGTATTCCAGAAGACCCTGGCCCTCAACGACTGGTACAGCGCCGGTGCGAACAACGCGTTTCCTCTGGGTAACGTGCAGATGCTGGGGAAAATTCGCGAACCCATGATCAGCTCCATGCGTCCGTGGCTGCCGAAGTTCGCCTCGCGATACATCACCGATCACAGCGTCGACCTGTACCTGACGTCGGAAGACCTGCCCACCCAGGAAAACCGGATCACGTATGACGCGCAACGGGGTGCGATCAAGGTCCATTGGACACCCAACAACCTCAAAGCCCATGAAGGCCTGGTGAACAAGACCAGCCGTGTCATGCGGGCCGCGGGCTATCCGCTGATCCTCAAGGCGCGCATGGGCATTGCCACCAACTCGCATCAATGCGGTACGGCGGTCATGGGCAAGGACCCGGCGTCGAGCGTGCTGGACCTCAACTGCAAGATGCACGACCTGGACAATGTCTGGGTGGTCGACAGTTCGTTCTTCCCGTCCTCGGCCGCGGTCAATCCGGCACTCACCATCGCTGCCAACGCCCTGCGGGTCGCGGCGAACTTCAAACACGAAGTGTCCTGA
- a CDS encoding MFS transporter, with the protein MLAYRSTFLLSGLCMGAWAPLVPYARTRAGVDDAALGLLLLCLGLGSLVMMPLAGILNARRGCRFTMHVGIALVLLTLPLLATTHSFIGLMFALVVFGAGCGSVDVTMNVQGVMVERATGRSLMSGFHGLFSLGAIISAAGITALLWLGATPLMASSAVMAILVAFVLTHGRQLLGRSGDEGSPIFVRPTRKVLLLGMLCLFAFLAEGAILDWSAVFLADERGVQHSLAGLGYAVFAVMMALGRLNGDRILLKLGARVVLIGGGLVVMLGFAMVVLANDWLLNLVGFAVIGAGLANIAPVYLSLAGAQKTMPGELAIAAATSLGYLGILMGPAAIGFVAHASSLPLALLVVAALMIAVIVTATRLVPKFSPQQLH; encoded by the coding sequence ATGTTGGCCTATCGATCGACGTTCCTGTTGTCAGGGCTGTGTATGGGTGCCTGGGCGCCCCTAGTGCCCTATGCACGCACCCGGGCCGGGGTTGACGACGCGGCCCTGGGGCTGCTGTTGCTGTGCCTGGGCTTGGGCTCATTGGTGATGATGCCACTGGCCGGCATTCTCAACGCGCGCCGGGGCTGTCGTTTTACGATGCACGTGGGCATTGCGCTGGTACTGCTGACCTTGCCTTTGTTGGCGACGACTCATTCCTTTATCGGTTTGATGTTCGCCTTGGTGGTATTTGGGGCAGGGTGCGGGTCGGTCGACGTGACCATGAACGTTCAGGGCGTGATGGTCGAGCGCGCGACGGGACGTTCACTCATGTCCGGTTTCCATGGCCTGTTCAGCCTCGGCGCGATTATCAGTGCGGCAGGTATTACCGCGTTGTTATGGCTGGGCGCCACGCCGTTGATGGCCAGCAGTGCGGTCATGGCAATCCTGGTCGCCTTCGTCCTGACCCATGGCCGCCAGTTGTTGGGGCGCAGCGGTGACGAAGGCAGCCCGATTTTTGTCCGGCCTACCCGAAAGGTTTTACTGCTGGGCATGCTGTGTCTGTTCGCCTTCCTGGCCGAAGGGGCGATTCTCGACTGGAGCGCGGTGTTCCTGGCTGACGAACGAGGTGTCCAGCATTCCCTTGCCGGCCTGGGGTACGCCGTGTTTGCGGTGATGATGGCGCTGGGGCGATTGAACGGTGACCGGATACTGCTGAAGCTGGGGGCACGGGTGGTGTTGATCGGCGGTGGACTCGTGGTCATGTTGGGATTCGCGATGGTCGTGTTGGCCAATGACTGGCTGTTGAACCTGGTTGGGTTTGCGGTGATTGGCGCCGGTCTGGCCAACATCGCTCCGGTTTATTTGTCGCTGGCAGGTGCGCAAAAGACCATGCCTGGCGAACTGGCCATTGCCGCTGCCACCAGCCTGGGTTACCTAGGGATTTTAATGGGCCCGGCCGCCATCGGGTTTGTCGCCCATGCCAGCAGCCTGCCCCTGGCGCTGCTCGTGGTTGCCGCGCTAATGATCGCGGTCATTGTCACTGCCACTCGGCTGGTTCCGAAGTTTTCGCCTCAACAGTTACACTGA
- the hisD gene encoding histidinol dehydrogenase — protein sequence MIRYLKKSKPVEAQAEIASQVRDTVEQIIANVAKNGDAAVREYSKKFDKWEPATFRLTDEEIAACVASLSEQEIGDIKFAQAQVRRFAEVQKASMHDVEVETLPGVILGHRNIPVNSVGCYIPGGKYPLLASAHMSVLTAKVAGVKRVVAAAPPFDGKPHPAIVTAMYLAGADEIYCVGGVQAIAALALGTDDFKPVDMIVGPGNAFVAEAKRQLFGKIGIDLIAGPTETLVIADDSSDVEIIAADLLGQAEHGVNSPAVFLTNSAELAETLPAEIERQLAILSTAPVASVAWRDYGEIILCDTVDELVQEADRIASEHVQVMTRDPLYFLEHMTNYGALFLGERTNVSYGDKVIGTNHTLPTTGTARYTGGLWVGKFIKTCTYQRVLTDEASVLVGEYCSRLCGMEGFAGHKEQADIRIRRYKQPV from the coding sequence ATGATTCGTTATCTGAAAAAAAGTAAGCCCGTCGAAGCCCAAGCAGAAATCGCCTCCCAAGTCCGCGATACGGTCGAGCAGATCATTGCCAATGTCGCCAAAAACGGTGATGCAGCCGTTCGGGAGTATTCGAAGAAATTTGATAAGTGGGAGCCTGCTACCTTCCGCTTGACCGACGAAGAAATCGCCGCGTGTGTGGCCAGTCTGTCGGAACAGGAAATCGGCGACATCAAATTTGCGCAGGCACAGGTCCGTCGGTTTGCCGAAGTGCAGAAAGCCTCGATGCACGATGTCGAAGTCGAAACACTCCCGGGTGTGATCCTGGGGCATCGCAATATTCCGGTGAACTCGGTGGGCTGCTACATCCCCGGCGGTAAGTATCCGTTGTTGGCGTCGGCACACATGAGCGTATTGACCGCCAAGGTGGCGGGGGTGAAGCGTGTGGTGGCAGCGGCTCCGCCGTTCGACGGCAAGCCACATCCGGCCATCGTGACGGCCATGTACCTCGCCGGTGCCGATGAAATCTATTGTGTGGGCGGGGTTCAGGCCATTGCCGCGTTGGCATTGGGCACAGATGACTTCAAGCCGGTCGATATGATCGTCGGCCCGGGCAACGCCTTTGTCGCCGAAGCCAAGCGCCAGCTGTTCGGCAAAATCGGCATCGATCTGATTGCCGGCCCGACCGAAACACTGGTGATCGCCGATGACAGTTCCGACGTTGAAATCATTGCCGCAGACTTGCTGGGTCAGGCCGAGCACGGCGTCAACTCGCCAGCGGTGTTTTTGACCAACAGCGCTGAACTGGCAGAAACCCTGCCGGCGGAAATCGAGCGTCAGCTGGCCATTCTGTCGACCGCGCCGGTCGCCTCCGTCGCCTGGCGTGACTATGGCGAGATCATCCTGTGCGACACCGTGGACGAATTGGTCCAGGAAGCCGACCGCATTGCCTCCGAACACGTCCAGGTCATGACCCGTGACCCGCTGTATTTCCTGGAGCACATGACCAACTACGGTGCGCTGTTTCTCGGAGAGCGGACCAACGTTTCCTACGGCGACAAGGTGATCGGCACCAACCACACACTGCCTACCACCGGGACGGCGCGTTACACCGGCGGCCTGTGGGTCGGCAAGTTTATCAAGACCTGCACTTATCAACGTGTCTTGACGGACGAGGCCTCTGTGCTGGTGGGCGAGTACTGCTCGCGCCTGTGCGGCATGGAAGGCTTTGCCGGGCACAAGGAACAGGCGGATATCCGCATTCGGCGTTACAAGCAGCCAGTCTGA
- a CDS encoding GMC family oxidoreductase → MVQYIVVGGGSAGCVIAARLSEDSLASVVLLEEGPRDTHPFIHLPVGFYKTSQGNLVERYPWEPPADYIGTPNPTMVQARVLGGGSSVNAMVYLRGQPADYDSWADGGAWGWAYKDVLPFFKKCENNDRFSNDAHGTDGPLGVCDQHFTHPLTKLWLQACQQAGLAYNADFNSGVQDGCGLYQINASNGLRSSTSVAYLKPARRRPNLTVKTNCRVLRILVENGRATGVEYLEKNRRHVLRAEREVIVSAGAINTPKLLMLSGIGPATHLHDKGIKCIHDLPGVGQNLQDHIEVSLINELRRPLSYDKYKTPHWKIAAGLQYALFRQGPVTSNVVEGGAFWRTSLAENRADAQYCFMAGAGVEAGVGSVPGGNGCTLNVCQTRPRSSGFLQLRSADPMNLPRIEPNYLTDPLDVECMAQATEFGRHIMSQAALAGHILREHVPAEPLRTRDDYRRFVRQHAHAALHPVGTCKMGTDAMAVVNNDLRVHGINGLRIADNSIAPSLCSSNTNALAIMIGEKAADHILRADQAL, encoded by the coding sequence ATGGTCCAATACATCGTGGTCGGGGGTGGGTCAGCCGGGTGCGTCATCGCCGCGCGCCTGAGCGAAGATTCACTGGCGTCAGTCGTGCTGCTGGAAGAAGGGCCGAGAGACACCCACCCATTCATTCATCTGCCGGTGGGTTTCTATAAAACCAGCCAGGGCAACCTGGTTGAACGCTACCCCTGGGAACCACCAGCCGATTATATCGGCACGCCGAATCCGACCATGGTGCAGGCCCGGGTGCTCGGCGGCGGGAGTTCGGTAAACGCCATGGTTTACTTGCGCGGGCAACCTGCCGACTACGACAGTTGGGCCGATGGCGGTGCCTGGGGCTGGGCCTACAAGGACGTACTGCCGTTCTTCAAGAAATGCGAAAACAATGACCGCTTCAGCAACGACGCCCATGGCACCGACGGCCCGCTCGGCGTCTGCGATCAACATTTCACCCACCCCTTGACCAAACTCTGGCTACAGGCCTGCCAGCAGGCAGGTCTGGCCTATAACGCCGATTTCAACTCCGGGGTGCAGGACGGTTGCGGGCTGTATCAGATCAACGCCAGCAACGGCCTGCGATCGAGCACTTCGGTGGCCTATCTCAAACCCGCGCGGCGGCGCCCCAACCTGACGGTGAAGACCAATTGCCGGGTGCTGCGAATCCTGGTCGAGAACGGTCGGGCCACTGGCGTTGAATACCTGGAGAAAAACCGTCGTCATGTTTTGCGGGCAGAACGCGAAGTGATTGTCAGCGCCGGGGCGATCAATACGCCAAAACTGTTGATGCTGTCGGGCATTGGTCCCGCCACTCACCTGCACGACAAGGGCATCAAGTGCATCCATGACCTGCCAGGGGTCGGTCAAAACCTGCAGGATCACATCGAGGTGTCGTTGATCAATGAACTGCGTCGCCCCTTGAGCTACGACAAGTACAAGACGCCGCACTGGAAGATCGCCGCCGGCTTGCAGTACGCCTTGTTCCGGCAAGGCCCGGTGACCTCCAACGTGGTCGAAGGTGGCGCGTTCTGGCGTACTTCTCTGGCCGAGAACCGCGCGGACGCCCAGTACTGTTTCATGGCCGGGGCCGGCGTCGAGGCCGGTGTAGGTTCCGTCCCCGGTGGCAACGGCTGCACCTTGAACGTGTGTCAGACCCGTCCCCGTTCCAGCGGATTCCTGCAACTGCGCAGCGCAGACCCCATGAACTTGCCCCGCATCGAGCCTAATTACCTGACCGACCCGCTCGACGTGGAGTGCATGGCACAGGCCACTGAGTTTGGTCGGCACATCATGTCCCAAGCTGCATTGGCCGGCCACATTCTGCGCGAGCACGTGCCCGCAGAACCGTTACGCACACGTGACGACTATCGGCGCTTCGTGCGCCAACACGCCCACGCCGCGCTGCATCCGGTGGGCACCTGCAAGATGGGTACGGACGCCATGGCGGTGGTGAACAACGATCTGCGGGTACACGGCATCAATGGCCTGCGGATCGCCGACAACTCCATCGCACCGAGCTTGTGCTCCAGCAACACCAATGCACTGGCAATCATGATCGGCGAGAAAGCGGCTGATCACATTCTGCGTGCTGATCAGGCCCTGTAG
- a CDS encoding ABC transporter ATP-binding protein, giving the protein MTNSIELTGISKSYGNLTALGKVDLTVKRNEILTLLGPSGCGKTTLMRIIAGFEEPTTGKVVIDGKDSTALAPEHRPVNMVFQKYALFPHLDVFDNVAFGLRLKKKPRDEIKREVTKALELVQLESFKNRWISELSGGQAQRVALARALVNRPAVLLLDEPLAALDLKIRHHMLNEIKRIHEETSTTFVYVTHDQDEAMILSDRVVLLNKGGIEQIGGPQEMYWSPRTLFAAKFFGDTNIVNGTYGLGDTTSGYVELPFGRYAHTAKNSLSAGPVNVSIRPETICLEPAKGNPLADGAFIGKVKDTSFIGNRVIYRVAVAGGTIDLKCQQLPTPGSLTLPPGADVALTCKPDSFVVIPA; this is encoded by the coding sequence ATGACCAACAGCATCGAACTGACCGGAATATCCAAGAGCTACGGTAATCTGACTGCCCTGGGCAAAGTCGACCTGACCGTAAAGCGCAACGAAATCCTGACGTTGCTGGGCCCAAGTGGCTGCGGCAAGACCACACTGATGCGCATCATTGCCGGCTTCGAAGAGCCCACCACCGGCAAAGTGGTGATCGATGGCAAGGACTCCACGGCACTGGCGCCGGAACATCGCCCCGTCAACATGGTGTTCCAGAAGTATGCCCTGTTCCCGCATCTCGATGTCTTCGACAACGTGGCTTTCGGCTTGCGCCTGAAGAAGAAACCGCGGGATGAAATCAAGCGTGAAGTGACCAAGGCATTGGAACTGGTGCAACTGGAAAGCTTCAAGAATCGCTGGATCTCCGAACTCAGTGGCGGCCAGGCGCAACGGGTCGCCCTAGCTCGGGCCTTGGTTAATCGCCCCGCCGTGCTGTTGCTCGACGAGCCACTCGCGGCACTTGACCTGAAGATTCGCCACCACATGCTCAATGAGATAAAAAGGATCCACGAAGAGACTTCGACCACCTTCGTTTACGTCACCCATGACCAGGACGAAGCGATGATCCTGTCCGACCGGGTGGTCCTGCTGAACAAGGGTGGCATCGAGCAGATTGGTGGACCGCAGGAGATGTATTGGTCGCCGCGTACGTTGTTCGCCGCCAAATTTTTCGGCGACACCAATATCGTCAACGGCACCTATGGGCTGGGCGATACCACCAGTGGTTATGTCGAGCTTCCGTTCGGGCGCTACGCACACACGGCCAAAAACAGCCTGAGTGCCGGGCCGGTCAATGTCTCGATCCGTCCGGAAACCATCTGCCTTGAGCCAGCCAAGGGCAACCCGCTGGCAGACGGCGCCTTTATCGGAAAGGTCAAAGATACCTCGTTCATCGGCAATCGGGTCATTTACCGCGTCGCCGTAGCCGGCGGAACCATTGACCTCAAATGCCAGCAATTGCCCACCCCCGGCAGCCTCACTCTGCCGCCGGGTGCGGATGTCGCCTTGACCTGCAAACCGGACAGCTTCGTGGTGATACCCGCCTGA
- a CDS encoding thiamine pyrophosphate-binding protein: MSKLTGSQIVAQTLKNYGVEYVAGIPGHGIWTLTDAFLEEDSKLKFIQVFHEQSAVHLADGYYRVCGKPMAAVTSIGAGATNTIIGLATAFTDSTSLMLITGGPPTHMRGHGLLQELERYTDNDFPKIAEAVTKRHWVATRVEELPFMMHRAWSAMVTGRPGPVHIEIPMDVQAEAAEVTLHDLEERTPIGKSFPDPAATARAVQELQACQRPVLVIGGGVITGEAHAEILALAEAWKIPVVTTWNGKSGFPEDHELFAGSVGQTGTMCGNKVASTADVIIAVGCRFTDWSSSSYAKGVTFAIPPSKLIHIDIDPHEIGKNYPVTVGICADAKYALAAIVEGLKGQTVDRESYLSDLRGYQNEWETKLAGRRDSDRFPFTSQRPLGALRKIFPRDTIVVVGSGNTQGAVKQTFPVYTPRTHLTSGGFSSMGWAVPAAIGAKLAAPNQPVVCILGDGDFLMTSQEIAICVTNNIPVVFMIQNNAGYMSIRGGQRKQTSRHIGTEFNHPDGTPYSPDFKAVGEAFGLKSYRVERPEDLEPILQEALDLNAPVLIEVPTDRDAAGPWVPGWWDFPIPEYITDERQDEYRELRNSEQHL, from the coding sequence ATGAGCAAATTGACCGGCAGCCAGATCGTGGCACAAACCCTGAAAAACTACGGCGTCGAGTATGTCGCCGGTATTCCCGGCCACGGTATCTGGACACTCACCGACGCCTTTCTCGAAGAAGACTCGAAACTCAAGTTCATCCAGGTCTTCCACGAGCAGAGTGCCGTGCACCTGGCAGACGGTTACTACCGGGTGTGCGGCAAGCCGATGGCGGCTGTCACGTCCATCGGCGCCGGTGCCACCAACACCATCATTGGTCTCGCCACGGCCTTCACCGACTCCACCAGCCTCATGCTGATCACCGGTGGGCCGCCCACCCACATGCGCGGCCACGGTTTGCTGCAAGAACTGGAGCGCTACACCGATAACGATTTCCCGAAAATCGCCGAAGCGGTGACCAAGCGCCATTGGGTCGCAACGCGCGTCGAAGAGCTGCCGTTCATGATGCACCGCGCCTGGAGCGCGATGGTCACCGGCCGTCCTGGCCCGGTGCACATCGAAATTCCGATGGACGTGCAAGCCGAAGCGGCTGAAGTGACGCTGCATGACCTCGAAGAGCGCACCCCGATCGGCAAATCGTTCCCTGACCCGGCGGCCACCGCCCGTGCCGTGCAAGAACTGCAAGCCTGCCAACGCCCGGTGCTCGTGATCGGTGGCGGTGTGATTACCGGTGAAGCGCACGCCGAGATCCTGGCCCTGGCCGAAGCGTGGAAAATCCCGGTGGTCACCACCTGGAACGGCAAAAGCGGTTTCCCCGAGGACCATGAATTGTTCGCCGGCAGCGTCGGACAGACCGGCACGATGTGCGGCAACAAAGTGGCTTCCACCGCCGATGTGATTATCGCCGTGGGTTGCCGCTTCACCGACTGGTCATCGTCCAGCTACGCCAAGGGCGTGACCTTTGCGATTCCGCCGTCGAAGCTGATTCACATCGACATCGACCCGCACGAAATCGGCAAGAACTACCCGGTGACCGTAGGCATTTGCGCCGACGCCAAGTACGCCCTCGCCGCCATCGTCGAAGGCCTAAAGGGTCAGACCGTCGATCGCGAATCGTACCTTAGCGATCTGCGTGGCTATCAGAATGAATGGGAAACCAAGCTGGCCGGTCGTCGTGACTCGGACCGTTTCCCGTTCACTTCTCAACGTCCACTGGGTGCGCTGCGCAAGATTTTCCCGCGGGACACCATAGTAGTGGTCGGCTCCGGCAATACCCAGGGCGCGGTCAAGCAGACCTTCCCGGTCTATACCCCTCGCACTCACCTGACCTCCGGCGGGTTCTCCTCCATGGGCTGGGCCGTACCTGCCGCCATCGGCGCCAAGCTGGCTGCGCCGAACCAGCCGGTGGTGTGCATCCTGGGTGACGGTGACTTCCTGATGACCTCGCAGGAAATTGCGATCTGCGTGACCAATAACATTCCAGTCGTGTTCATGATCCAGAACAATGCCGGGTACATGTCGATTCGCGGTGGCCAGCGCAAGCAGACCAGCCGCCATATCGGTACCGAGTTCAACCATCCGGATGGCACTCCATATAGCCCGGACTTCAAGGCGGTGGGCGAAGCCTTCGGCCTGAAGTCCTACCGTGTGGAGCGCCCGGAAGACCTAGAGCCGATCCTGCAGGAAGCCCTGGATTTGAACGCGCCGGTGCTGATCGAGGTCCCGACCGACCGCGACGCTGCGGGCCCTTGGGTACCGGGTTGGTGGGACTTCCCGATTCCTGAGTACATCACCGATGAGCGCCAGGACGAATACCGGGAACTGCGCAACTCCGAACAACACCTATAA